The Meiothermus ruber DSM 1279 genome includes the window GGAGGATGCCTACGCTTGGTGCAAAAGCGCCTCATCGTGGCTGAGGCGCTAAAGACCTAAAACACCACCCCTCTTGACCCTTGGGAGGGGGGATTTATCGGTCAAAACAAAAGCGTACTTACTTTACTAAGTGCGCTTTTTGGTAGGCAACCGTGTATAATCCCTATATGCCAAAGGGTGAGAAGCTGCATCTGGTAAGACCCCCACGTGAGGCCCTAGCCGCCCGGTGGGGGTTGCGATTGTTTGAGGGCGGAGAGACTGGTGAGCGGGTTTATATCCGTGCCCTTGCCGTGGTACTCGAGCGGTTCAAAGCGCTACCCCCGGACAAGCGGGGCCGGGTGGTGGAGGCCGGGCTCGAGGCTTTAGGGCTGTTGGAGGTGCAGGATGAGCAAGATGAGCAAGATGAGCAAGAAGCGAACCGCTAACCTGCAAGGCAACGTCAGGCAACGCCCTAACGGGCTGTGGGAATGCCGCTTTTATGTAACCGAGCCGGACGGCATACACCGCCGCCGGGTATCGGTGTATGCGCCTAGCCAGAAGGAGGCCCTGCAAAAAGCCCACGAGTACCAGGTACAGCACAGCCGGGGGCTGGTAGCGCGTCCTGACCGCCGCCGTTTCGGGGACTTCGCCAAGGAGGTACTGGAGCGCCATACCCGAGGCAAGGCCCCCAACACCAGGCGCAACTACCAGCGCGAGCTAGCCCTGGCCCTGGAGCACCTGGGGGACATCCCCTTGCAGAAACTCACCCCCCACAACCTGCGCCGGATGCTGGATCGGATTGGCGAAAAGCACAGCCCCCGCACCCTGGGTAAGGTGCTGGAGCGCGTCCGGCTGGTGCTGCGGGAAGCGCTGGCCCTCGAGCTCATCCACCGTGACCCGAGCGCTGCGGTACGGCTACCCCGAGCGTCAGAGCGGGATAAGGCCGCGCAACACCTGGAGCCCCCACAAGTGCGGCTGTTGCTGGAGTATGCCGAGGCTTCCAAAAGCCCGACTATGGCCCTGTTGCTGCGGGTGCTGGTACAGCTAGGGCTACGCAAAGGGGAGGCGCTGGGGCTGCAATGGCGGGACGTGGACTTCAAGGAGGCCACCCTGCGGGTGGAGCGGCAATACACCCTGCAAGGCAACAAAGCCGATATAGGCCCCTTGAAGACCCGTGCGGCAAGGCGGGTGCTTCCGCTACCGGCTGACCTGCTTGCACGGCTTCAGGCCCGCTATGAAGCCCTGTGCAGCGAGGGCTTCCGGCCCCAAGACCTGCAAAACGCTTTTGTGTTCGGGCTGGACAGGCCGCTGGACGTGAACGCACCCAACCACTTTTTGCACCGCCTGGTGGAGCGCATACGGGCTGACCACCCCGAGTTTCCCGAGGTACGCATCCACGATTTACGCCACACCGCTGCCTCGCTGATGCTGGCCAGGGGCCTTGACCTGTCCCTGGTAGCCGACAAGCTGGGCCACGCCACCCCGAGCGTCACCCTTGGCGTGTACCGTCACCTGTTGCAGGAAGAGCGCAGGGCCGGGGTGTTGGCTTTGGAAGACCTGTTGAGCGGCTCCCGTCACCGAGCCTAGCTCGAGCCCCAATGGGGGTATGGCGTGGGGGTACAAGCGAAAACCGGAGCCTTAGCGACTCCGGTTTTTCTCGTCCTGGTGCTGGTGGGCGATGTAGGATTTGAACCTACGACCCCACGCGTGTGAAGCGTGTGCTCTCCCGCTGAGCTAATCGCCCGCTACCGGCCTGCTCGCGCAAGCGCACTCAAAAGGGTAACACCCGCTAGGGGGCCTGTCAAGGCCGCGCTGGGTATGATAAACGCCATGGAACAGGCCTTGCTTGTAAAAATCGGCGGTAGCCTCAAAGAGGCTGGTGAACTGCTCGATGAGCTCAGCGCCTACCCAGGCCCCCTGGTGCTGGTACATGGGGGCGGCCCGCGCATTGCTGAGTGGTTAAATCGGATGGGTTTTGAAACCCATTTTCATCGGGGGCTGCGCATCACCCCCCCGGAGCAGATGGAAGTGGTCGAGATGGTGCTCACCACCCTGGGAAAATACCTCGCCGAAGGGCTTTCCCGACGCGGGCGGCCTAGCATAGCCCTGACCGGACGGGATGCGGGGCTGCTCGAGGCCCAGCCGCTAGACCCCCTCCTAGGCCGGGTCGGCGAGGTCACAGCGGTGCATACCCAGGTTATCCACAAACTATTGCAGGCCGGGCTGACCCCCCTGATCGCCCCCATTGGCCTGGATGCCCAGGGCCCGCTCAACATCAACGCCGATACCGCTGCCGGCGCCATAGCCGGAGCGCTTCACCTGCCGGCCATCTTCCTAACCGATGTGGTGGGTGTGCTGCGCGAGGCCAAAGACCCCTCGAGCCGCTTCCCCCAGCTCAACCCAGCCCAGGTACAGGCCCTGATTCAGGAAGGCACCATTTCCGGGGGCATGATACCCAAAGTGGAGGCCGCCCTCAATGCGCTGCACAAAGGCGCTCCCTGGGCCGCCATCGCCAAGGGCACCCAGGGCATCCTGCAGCAAGTTTTGGAGGGCAGCGCCGGCACCCGGGTTGTGGGCGGGTAAAGTTTGACGGTGCATAGCCATAGGTGGCAGAATCGCCTTTATGCGGGCAGTATGGATGGCGTCTAGGGGCGGCCCGGAGGTTTTGCGCTACGGAGAGATCGCGCCCCCTGTGCTAGAAGCCGGTCAGGTGCGGATCGCCGTAAAAGCCGTGGCCCTCAACCACCTCGACGTGTGGGTACGGAAGGGCGTTGCCAGTCCCAAGCTCCCCCTGCCCCACATCCTCGGGTGTGACATCGCCGGTGTGGTGGAGTCGGTTGGGGCGGGTGTCAGCGGGGTAGCCCCGGGGGATGCGGTGGTCGTGAACCCTGGGGTCTCCTGTGGCCGCTGCGCACGCTGTCTGGGCGGACAGGACAACCTCTGCGCCGGGTATCAAATTCTGGGCGAGCACCGCTGGGGCGGCTACGCGGAACTGGTCGTCGTCCCAGCGGCCAACATCCTGCCCAAACCAGCCCGGCTAAGCTGGCTCGAGGCCGCTTCGCTGCCCCTCACTTTTCTGACCGCCTGGCAGATGGTGGTGGACAAGCTACAGGTTCGCCCCGGCGAGGATGTGCTGGTCATGGCAGCGGGCGCAGGGGTCTCGGTCGCCGCCATCCAGATTGCCAAGTTGCACGGGGCACGGGTCATCGCCACAGCCAGCAGCGACGAAAAGCTGGCCCAGGCCAAAGCCCTCGGCGCCGACGAGGGGGTCAACTACAGCCAGCCCGACTGGTACAAAGAGGTTCGCCGGCTCACCGGGGGTAAAGGGGCCGATGCAGTGGTCGACCATACCGGGGCCCAGTACTGGGAGGGGGTCATCAAGGCCACCGCCTGGGGCGGGCGGATCAGCCTGGTTGGGGCTTCTTCGGGGTATGAGGCCACCACCCCCCTCTCGCACATCTTTTACCGGCAGCTCTCCATTTTTGGCTCCACCATGGCCTCCAAAAGCCGCCTTTTCCCCATTTTGCAGTTCGTGGCGGAGGGGCGCTTGCGCCCGGTGATCGGCGCCACCCTACCCCTTAGCCAGGCCGCTGAAGGCCACCGGCTGCTGGAGGAGCGCCGCGTGTTTGGCAAGGTGGTCTTGGAGGTGTAGCTGGACGGTTTTGCTCTATTTCCGTACCAGGATGAAAAAAAATCAATTTATCTTTGATTCTTAATACTCAGTTCGAATAACACCCTCACAATCCGCGAACATCCTGCTATTTTCGCTCATAAGCAGGCGGTCTGGGTCTTGTGGCTCTGCACGTATACCAGCGCAGCACGTACCGCATGGGGCTGCGCTCGCAGGGGCCGGTCTGGGGACGGATCGAGCAAATAAGCCTCGATGCCGTGCAAAAGAAGGGTTTTGAACAGTTCTTCCTTTGCGCGCCAATCGTCCGCCACCTGCACATCCAGGCCCGCCAAAACCGTTACGTTGCTTGGAAATTGGCGGGCAATGTCGCATGATGTAAAGAGCAGAGCTAGGGGTGGCCCTGTCTTGATTAGTAGCGGTCGCTCGAGCGTACCGAGGTAGTAGATTGGGCCGTCTAGGTGTAGCATACACATCTAGCGTAGCGGTTAACCCCTCCGCAAACCAGGAAGCGAGATAGAAGACGATGAAGACGGCTTTGTTTATTGACGGATCCTACATGTACGACGCGGCCAAGCGTCTAGGGTGGAACATTGACCACCGGAAGGCGATTGGAGTTTTTTCCAAACCCGAAGACCTGTATAACGCTTTCTATTACGCCCCCGTCACCGATAGCAACGATGAGCGTCAGCAAAAATTCCTCGATGCGTTGGTGTTCATGGGCTATACCGTGCGCAGCCGCGAGACCCACGGCGACCCCCGCTTCGAAGCCATGATTGCCACCGACCTGCTCGTTACCGCACCCCGCTGGGAACGGGCAGTGGTAGCCAGCGGTTCGGGTGACCTGGCCCACACCCTGTCGGCCCTGCGGGCCCAGGGTAAAGAGATTCACCTGCTGGGTGTACCCGAGCTCACCGACCTCGAGCTGCGCAATCAAAGCGACCGTTACCTCGACCTGCGCGAGCTACAGGCCCAGCTCGAGCGCACCGGGGGCGGGCGGCGCAGCTACCCCAGCGTCGCCGAGGATAGTTTTACCAGCGAGGAGCAAAGCAGCCTGGCCCGTCGGCTGATGGAAAACCTCGAGGACGAGCTGCATTAACCCCTCGCTCAACAGGCGCACCCCTACCCACGGGTAGGGGTTTTTACGTCCATTCCTTGATGGGAATCAGCTCGCCCCCCTCCACCGCCTTGCGCGTGGGACGGTAGGCGCGGTCGAACCAGATTTCCAGCACAGCCCGATCCAGGTGCTGGGGCGATACGATAATCTTGCGCACATAGTACCCCCCCTCATCGGAGGCAGAAATCTCATTGCCCTTGGTAAGCCGCAGCTCCACGATATCGCCGCTTCGCGCCGTGCGCACCCGCACACGGAAGGCCGACTCGCCCTCGCGCTGGACATGCTCATCCGGTTTGCGAAAAAAGCCGAACATACCCCTAGTTTACGCCCCTAGCGCAGCACCTCGCCGGGTTTAATCCGCAGGGCCCGCCAAAGCGGTAAAAGGGAGGCCAAAAGCACCACCAGCAGGCTCATCGCTGAGACCCAGATAAAATCTGAGGATCGGATCTCCACCGGCAGGCGGGTCAGGAAATACAGCTCGCCGGGAATCTCCACAGGCCGCCAGGCAAAGTAGCTGGAAAGGCCAAAGCCCAGCAGGTTGCCCACAGCAATGCCCAGCACTCCCAGCACCAGACCCTCGAGGGCAAACACCCCCGCCACCTGACCCGCCCTGGCACCCATCACCCGAAGCAGGGCGATGTCCGGGGTTTTCTCGATGACTGTGAGTACCAGCACGCTGGCCATACCCAAGGCCGCCACCACCACAATTAAGAAAACCACCATACCGATCACCCGCTTCTGCAAGGCCAACTGCTCAATCAGGGTGCGGTTGCTGGACTGCCAGGTCTGGGGAAAGTAGTGCGAACCGGCCAGGGCCTGCCCCACCTGGGGGGCCTGTTCGGCATCGCGCAAGCGGAGCTGGTAACCCGAGAGGGCGGTAGGGGCCTCCATCAGAGCGCGAACATCCTGCAAAGGAACAAAAGCAAAGCCCGCATCCAGAAGGTAGTTCCCCGTCTGGAAAGTGCCCACCACCCTCAGTTCGATGCGCTTTTGATTGATGGAAACCAGGAACAATCGATCCCCTGGGTAAGCCCCCAGGCTTCGCGCCAGGGCGCTGCCCAGCACGATGGTTCCGGGCTTTAGCTGGCCCAGATCCAGCTCGGGATAAACCGCCTGGCCCCCTTCCCCAAGCCCTATCAGGGTGGCGAAGTCGGCCCCAGCACTGCGGCCATCCCCTGCCCTGCGGGTCAGGAGGGCTTTGGTCAGGAAGACCGGGGCCTGGCCCACCACCTGGGGGTGAGGGGGGGGTGGAGGGCTTTCCTCAGGATTGAGGCTCTGCAGGTAGATGTGAGGCACCGCCTTGAGGGTGGCCTCAACCAGCCCCTTGATAAAGCCATTGGTCAGGGAGAGGGCGGTGGTCAGCACCATAATGCCCACCGCCACCCCCAACAGGCTGATCAGGCTCTGGGTACGACGGTGGCGCAGGTGGCGTAAAGCAAGGAACCAGACGAAACGCATAGGGTTGGGGTAAGGGTCGGATGGCGCACGCCAGGCCTCGTCAATTCCTGGGCGTGGCCCCCCTCATCTTATCCCCTGCCCCGCTGGATAACCGTCACCCGAACATAGCGCACCCCAAAGCGGATGGCCGTACTGCGGTCGGGTAGCCAGACATCGAGTTGTTCGCGCTTGCGGGGGTGCATGGTATCTTCCACAACAAAAACCCGGTTTTTGAACAGGTAATTAAAGCGGCCTTTGTTCTTGCCGCCCGGGGTGCCCAGATCCTCGAGCATCACCTTTGAACCATAGGGCAGCTCACGCAACATGTCCCGGCTTACCGCGATGATGCCGATGCGGGTGCGCGCACCGGTGGCGGTAATAAAGGGCGTGCTGTCGGTTTCGCGAACCGAGGAGGTATAGGCTGTGGCCTTGAGGGTCATGACCTTGGGTGCTTGGGCCCAGCTCAATCCAAACGCCGTAATCAGCAAGATTAAAGTTGCAATTGCTCGGGGCAATAGCCGTCTCATACGCCCCTGAGGTTAGGAGGGTAGTTCCCAGGTTCTCTTAGAAAGAGGCGTTACGCCTCTCATCTAATGGGGCCTCTGGGCTGCAGCGCGCTTGGGTTTTGTTTACTTTTTATCTCAAATAAGAGCTATTCGCAGTTTTGTTTTATGAGTTTAACCTAAAGCCTTTCTTTATGTTTCTCATCTTAGCCCTGACCTCTCTTTGACAAAGATTGTGCGTTTTAAGGGCCGCTTTCAACGTGCCAGGCAGTTATTTCGCCAAAAACACCTCCGCAGGGTCTCGCGACCATTCGTAACGCTGCGGATTAGGGCATTGGCACCGTTCTTGAGGCAACCGATTCTCTTTTGAGTTTCGAGGGCCGGCTGAGCTTGCTGCAGCCGGCCCTCTACGAGGGTTATCCGTTTCTAAATGACCCTCAAGGAATCCAAATCAACGCTACTCCAGCACAGCCAGGTAGTCGTAGAGATCAGGGCCCCCGGGGTGGACTTCCAGGCTAAGGTCGGGGAAGGCCTGGGCAATTCGAGCGGTCAGAGCCTCCAGGGATTCTTTGCTCACCGTAGCCCCGTGGAAAATGGTGAGTATTTCGTACTCGTTCTCCTGAACAGCCAGGCTGACCAACTTGAACAGGACTTCCTCGGGGCTATCGGCGGCCAGCGCCAGCTTGTCGTCTCGCAAGCCGATGGGCTGTCCCTCGGTCACGCTAACCCCACCGATTTCCACGCTGCGGCTGGCCCGGGTTACCTCCAGGGTGGCGGCCCGTTTGGAGGCCGCCTCCATCGCAGGCAGGAGCTCACTCGAGGGCAGCTCAGGCTGGTAGGTTACGCTGGCTGCCAGGCCCTGCCCCATGGTGCGGGTAGGTATCACGTGAACGGTTTTCCCCTCAGCCAGGCTCGCAGCCTGCTGGGCCGACATAATCACATTGCTGTTGTTGGGCAGCACGATAACCTCGGGGTTGGGCAGGCTGCGGATGGCGTCCAGGATATCCTGCACGCTGGGGTTGGCGGTCTGTCCCCCAGCCACCACCCGCGCCCCGAAACCCCGGAAGGCCTTAACCAGCCCCCAGCCGTTGGCGACCACCACCAGGCCGGTGGGCGGCGGCGCCTCGTCGGCGGCCCCGGCCATGGAGAGAATTTCGGTGTGCTGCTGGGACATATCCTCCACCTTGGTGCGGATCATCCGGCCGTAGCGAGCGACGGTCGCCAGCAAGCCGTCGGGGTCGTTGGTGTGGATATGGCCCTTGACATAGCCCTCGGCTCCTACCACCAGCAAGGAGTCGCCAAAGGACAAAACCGCTTCGCGGATTTTCTCGATGGGCTCCGCCACCCCCTCCATCAGGAACTCTGTGCAGTAGCCGAACTCCTCTTCTTCGAAGGCGGTCTGGGCGTAGCGCTCGATTTTGGGAGGTTCGGGTAGGGGCCGATCCCTGAGGTAGCCCTCGAGGCCCTCGATCAAGTGCAGCAAGCCCACCCCACCGGCATCCACCACCCCGGCCTGCTTGAGCACCGGCAGCAGCTCGGGGGTGCGCAGGGAGGCTTCACGCCCCCTTTGCAAAGCCCCTTGTAAGACCTCCTCGAGGCTGGCCGCTCCCTTTTCGACTGCTTCACGCGCCCCCTCAGCCACCGCACGCGAAACCGTCAGGATGGTGCCCTCCACCGGTTTCATCACCGCCCTGTAGCCCATACGAGAGCCCTCCTCGAGGGCCCGCGCCAGCAGCGTGGGTGAGATCGAGGCCGCGTCTTTAATGCATTCAGCGAAGCCCTTAAGGATCTGGGAGGTGATGACCCCTGAGTTGCCTCGAGCCCCCAGCAACGAGCCATAGCTGATGGCTCGAGCCACCTCCCCCATTTTGCTGGTATCGGTCAGGTCTAGCTCCCGTCGCACCGACTGTAGCGTGAGGTGCATGTTGGTGCCGGTATCACCATCGGGTACCGGGTAGACATTAAGGGCGTTGACCTCCTCTACGTACACCGCAAACCAGTCGGTGGCGTAGCGAAAAGCCTTGGCCAGTTCGGCGGGTGAAAGGCTATTGGCCACGGCGCACCCCCTGAAACCCCTGCACCCGCCTAGCCACGGCTCACCCCTACCACGTGCACACGCACGCTGGAAAGCTCGGCCCCAGCCAGGCTCTTGGCTGCCCAACGCACCCGCTCACCAATGCTATCGACCACAGCGGGTATGCGGGCTCCAAAAGCAACCACCACATACAGATCGGCCTGGTATTTTCCACTGGCAGCCGGGTCGGGCTTAACCACCACCCCTTCGCTGGCCTCACTGCGGCCCAGGATACGGCTAATGGATTCGCGGATGCCCGCAGGGCTCATGCCCAGCACACCCGGTACCTCGTGTGCGGCCAAACCTAAAATAGCGGCCAGCGCACTTTCCGTTACGGTGATCTCTCCTTTCAACACATGCCTCCAGATTTGCTTGGTCTTGCCTGCAACCTCAGCCTTTTATAGCCCTTTGGGGTATGTGTCAGGGTTGGCTGGGTTAGGGCAACTATAACGCACCCCGAAGCAGTTTCCAAGCCATCGGTTGCAACAGGGCCTGTGGTCAACGCACAAATCCCGGCCAGCATCGAATCCAGGATGGTTCGAAGAGGCCCCGGCGGCCTGGGGATTGGTTGTACCTGGGGATTGGTTGTATGTGCTAGCGCCCGCTCTCAACCAGCGTGGCCTCCAAACGACCGAAGTCGCGCCCAAAAACAAAGCGTACAGGGGTTCGCTGGGGATTCTGACGGTACCAGACCTCAACCAGCACATCGTCTCGAGCAAAACGATAGCCCACCAGGCCGTTGCTGGCTGGCAAGACTTCCAGTTGCCCCTGGGCAGGTTTGGGGTAGTCCACCGCGACGATCTGCCGCGTCTCGGGATGCAGGCGCAGGTAGTAGATAAGAGCAAGCTGATCCAGCAGTTGATCGTTTGGGCTGACCCAGCCGGTCTGGCTGCCATCGGGGTGGATCACCCGGGCCCACGAACCGCTGTTTTCCTGCCGCTCGTATATGAGCCGGGTGGTGCCCCTGAGCGGCTCGGTCAGGTTTTGCCAGAAGCGGTCGGTGCGAAAGTCGAAGCCGACGTAGCTTTCGGACTCGAGCCCATACCCCAGGGTTTTAGCCAGTCCGGTGGGCTCGAGTTTGAGCCGATAACGCCAGCCACCCTCCACCAGGTCTGCGCCCAGGTAAAGCCGGCCCACCCCGAGGCCCTGCCAGGTGAGGTTGTAGGTCAGCCGCTCGCCCGGCGGCCACGGCACACCCTGGGCCAGCGCCAGCAACCCGATTCCGGCTGCTACCAGCGGTGCAAGGCGGCTCAACATGGCAGTATCCCCAGGCTACTGTACCCGTTTTGAGCCGTTCAGTATACAAGGCTGTACTATGGTGCGATAGGATGGTCTTTCTATCAGATTTTCCAAAAAACTGCAGAACGCACGGTTCAATTACGGCAAAGCCCCAGTTTCTTCACACCCTCATACGGCAAAACCTCGCTGCGCAGGAGGGCCTGTGAAGCGGGTGGTGCTGGCCTTTGGAACCCGGCCGGAGGCCATCAAGATGGCCCCGGTCATCTTCGCCATGCGCAAACAAACCGGCATCGAGAGTGTGGTGCTTTCAACCGGGCAGCACCGCACCCAGCTCGAGGACGCCCTGCGGGTGTTTGGCATCGAGCCCGACGCCGATCTACAGGTAATGACCGACCGCCAGACCCTCCCCGACCTGATGGGGCGCATCGTACCGGCGGCGGCCGCCAAGCTCAGGGAACTTCGCGCCGATTATGTGATGGTGCACGGCGATACCCTGACCACTTTTGCCGTAACCCTGGCGGCTTTCTTCGAGCAGATTCCAGTAGCGCACGTGGAGGCCGGGCTGCGCAGCTTTAATATGCTCGAGCCCTTCCCCGAGGA containing:
- a CDS encoding tyrosine-type recombinase/integrase — its product is MSKMSKMSKKRTANLQGNVRQRPNGLWECRFYVTEPDGIHRRRVSVYAPSQKEALQKAHEYQVQHSRGLVARPDRRRFGDFAKEVLERHTRGKAPNTRRNYQRELALALEHLGDIPLQKLTPHNLRRMLDRIGEKHSPRTLGKVLERVRLVLREALALELIHRDPSAAVRLPRASERDKAAQHLEPPQVRLLLEYAEASKSPTMALLLRVLVQLGLRKGEALGLQWRDVDFKEATLRVERQYTLQGNKADIGPLKTRAARRVLPLPADLLARLQARYEALCSEGFRPQDLQNAFVFGLDRPLDVNAPNHFLHRLVERIRADHPEFPEVRIHDLRHTAASLMLARGLDLSLVADKLGHATPSVTLGVYRHLLQEERRAGVLALEDLLSGSRHRA
- the argB gene encoding acetylglutamate kinase — translated: MEQALLVKIGGSLKEAGELLDELSAYPGPLVLVHGGGPRIAEWLNRMGFETHFHRGLRITPPEQMEVVEMVLTTLGKYLAEGLSRRGRPSIALTGRDAGLLEAQPLDPLLGRVGEVTAVHTQVIHKLLQAGLTPLIAPIGLDAQGPLNINADTAAGAIAGALHLPAIFLTDVVGVLREAKDPSSRFPQLNPAQVQALIQEGTISGGMIPKVEAALNALHKGAPWAAIAKGTQGILQQVLEGSAGTRVVGG
- a CDS encoding zinc-binding dehydrogenase is translated as MRAVWMASRGGPEVLRYGEIAPPVLEAGQVRIAVKAVALNHLDVWVRKGVASPKLPLPHILGCDIAGVVESVGAGVSGVAPGDAVVVNPGVSCGRCARCLGGQDNLCAGYQILGEHRWGGYAELVVVPAANILPKPARLSWLEAASLPLTFLTAWQMVVDKLQVRPGEDVLVMAAGAGVSVAAIQIAKLHGARVIATASSDEKLAQAKALGADEGVNYSQPDWYKEVRRLTGGKGADAVVDHTGAQYWEGVIKATAWGGRISLVGASSGYEATTPLSHIFYRQLSIFGSTMASKSRLFPILQFVAEGRLRPVIGATLPLSQAAEGHRLLEERRVFGKVVLEV
- a CDS encoding NYN domain-containing protein is translated as MKTALFIDGSYMYDAAKRLGWNIDHRKAIGVFSKPEDLYNAFYYAPVTDSNDERQQKFLDALVFMGYTVRSRETHGDPRFEAMIATDLLVTAPRWERAVVASGSGDLAHTLSALRAQGKEIHLLGVPELTDLELRNQSDRYLDLRELQAQLERTGGGRRSYPSVAEDSFTSEEQSSLARRLMENLEDELH
- a CDS encoding ABC transporter permease — its product is MRFVWFLALRHLRHRRTQSLISLLGVAVGIMVLTTALSLTNGFIKGLVEATLKAVPHIYLQSLNPEESPPPPPHPQVVGQAPVFLTKALLTRRAGDGRSAGADFATLIGLGEGGQAVYPELDLGQLKPGTIVLGSALARSLGAYPGDRLFLVSINQKRIELRVVGTFQTGNYLLDAGFAFVPLQDVRALMEAPTALSGYQLRLRDAEQAPQVGQALAGSHYFPQTWQSSNRTLIEQLALQKRVIGMVVFLIVVVAALGMASVLVLTVIEKTPDIALLRVMGARAGQVAGVFALEGLVLGVLGIAVGNLLGFGLSSYFAWRPVEIPGELYFLTRLPVEIRSSDFIWVSAMSLLVVLLASLLPLWRALRIKPGEVLR
- a CDS encoding 3D domain-containing protein; the encoded protein is MRRLLPRAIATLILLITAFGLSWAQAPKVMTLKATAYTSSVRETDSTPFITATGARTRIGIIAVSRDMLRELPYGSKVMLEDLGTPGGKNKGRFNYLFKNRVFVVEDTMHPRKREQLDVWLPDRSTAIRFGVRYVRVTVIQRGRG
- a CDS encoding DAK2 domain-containing protein; this translates as MANSLSPAELAKAFRYATDWFAVYVEEVNALNVYPVPDGDTGTNMHLTLQSVRRELDLTDTSKMGEVARAISYGSLLGARGNSGVITSQILKGFAECIKDAASISPTLLARALEEGSRMGYRAVMKPVEGTILTVSRAVAEGAREAVEKGAASLEEVLQGALQRGREASLRTPELLPVLKQAGVVDAGGVGLLHLIEGLEGYLRDRPLPEPPKIERYAQTAFEEEEFGYCTEFLMEGVAEPIEKIREAVLSFGDSLLVVGAEGYVKGHIHTNDPDGLLATVARYGRMIRTKVEDMSQQHTEILSMAGAADEAPPPTGLVVVANGWGLVKAFRGFGARVVAGGQTANPSVQDILDAIRSLPNPEVIVLPNNSNVIMSAQQAASLAEGKTVHVIPTRTMGQGLAASVTYQPELPSSELLPAMEAASKRAATLEVTRASRSVEIGGVSVTEGQPIGLRDDKLALAADSPEEVLFKLVSLAVQENEYEILTIFHGATVSKESLEALTARIAQAFPDLSLEVHPGGPDLYDYLAVLE
- a CDS encoding Asp23/Gls24 family envelope stress response protein, giving the protein MKGEITVTESALAAILGLAAHEVPGVLGMSPAGIRESISRILGRSEASEGVVVKPDPAASGKYQADLYVVVAFGARIPAVVDSIGERVRWAAKSLAGAELSSVRVHVVGVSRG
- a CDS encoding DUF3108 domain-containing protein, translating into MLSRLAPLVAAGIGLLALAQGVPWPPGERLTYNLTWQGLGVGRLYLGADLVEGGWRYRLKLEPTGLAKTLGYGLESESYVGFDFRTDRFWQNLTEPLRGTTRLIYERQENSGSWARVIHPDGSQTGWVSPNDQLLDQLALIYYLRLHPETRQIVAVDYPKPAQGQLEVLPASNGLVGYRFARDDVLVEVWYRQNPQRTPVRFVFGRDFGRLEATLVESGR